CGTCTGTTCGAACTGCCGCGCGACGCACAGCGGATGGCGGAGGCCGGGCTGAGCGTGATGCGCCGCAATCAGGGCGCGTTGCAGCGCTTGCTCGATGGACTGGGAAGGTTGATCGACCGCCCATAAAAAAACGCAGCCTCAGGGCTGCGTTTTTTGTTTAAGGCCGGGCCTTGAGCTGGGCCTCGGCAGCCTTGGCCAGATCCGGCGGCAGGAAATCCTTGTCCGGGTTGTAGTCGGCTTTCAGATAACGCGTCAGATCTTGCAAATCACCCGGGTTCAACGTCCCCGCCGCCTGCTTCAGGCGCAGGTTGTCGAGGATGTAGTCGTAGCGGGTGTTGTTGTAGTTGCGCACCGAGGTATACAGCTGACGCTGGGCGTCGAGCACGTCGACGATGTTGCGCGTCCCCACCTGGTAACCGATTTCCGTGGCTTCCACCGCGCTCTGGTTGGAGATGATCGACTGGCGGCGCGCCTGCACCTGCTCGACGTCGGTGTTCACCGCGCGGTGCAGGTTGCGGGTGTTTTCGACCACTTGCCGACGCAGGCCTTCACGCTGCTGCTCGGTCTGATCCAGGCGCGAGTAGGACTCGCGCACCTGGGAGCTGGTCAACCCGCCGCTGTAGATCGGGATGTTCAGTTGCAGGCCCACGGTGCTCTGCTCGACGTTGCCACTGTACGGCGTACCGAAGGCATTCGGGTTGGCGAACCCGAGGGCGTCGTTGTCGCCTTTTTCGTATTTGGCCACGGCGTCGAGGGTCGGCAAGTGGCCGGCCTTGCGTTGCTTCAGGGTCTGTTCGGCCGAGCTCACCGCATAGTTGCTGGCCAACAGATTGAGGTTCTGTTTCGCCGCGGTATCGACCCATGCCTTGGCGTCGTTCGGCGCCGGCGGCAGGATCGGTAACGTGTGGACGATGCCCTGGATCGAGTTGTACTGGCGGTTGGTCAGGGTGATCAGCGCTTCGAACGCATCATCGACCTGACGCTGGGCGACGATCCGGTTGGCCCGCGCGGTGTCGTAACTGGCTTGCGATTGCAGCACGTCGGTCTTGTCCGACAGACCCACATCGAAGCGCTCGTTGGACTGGTCGAGCTGGCGCTTGAACGCGGCTTCCTCGGCCTTGGTCGAGGCCAGGTTGTCCTGGCTGCGCAGCACGTTGAAGTAGCTTTCGGCGGTCTGCAGGATCAGGTTTTGCTCAGTGGCCGACAGTTGCAGCGCGGCCTGTTCGTTGACGTCCTTGGCGGCCTGGTACTGGAACCAGCGATCGGCGCGGAACAGCGGCTGCGCCAGGGTCGCCTGATAGGAATGCGCGCTGCGGTTGGCGATGGCCGAGGGCTGGTCGATCGAGGTGCGTACGTTGGCGGTTTCGGCGCCGCCGGACAGGTTCGGCAGCAGCCCGGCGCGGGCCTGGGGCACGACTTCTTTCTGCGCACCGTACTGGGCACGGGCGGCCGCCAGGTCGGCGTTGTTGTCGACCGCTTCCTGATAGACGCTGACCAGATCCGTCCTGGTCGATAAAGGCGCTTCTGCTGCCCAGACCGTAGCGGTGGACGCACAAGACACGGCAACAGCCAGTGAGAGTTTGCGCAGCATGAGGCGATCCCTAGCATGAATATTATGGAAATAATCCGGGCGCCAAAGGTAAGGCGCGGCCCATGCAGCGTCAAGGCGCAGCATGGCGTAGCGAGTGTAGTTGCGCAGGCGGCAGGCAACAATCTGCCAATTGCGCCATTCATCATGGTGTTTGCAGCGGTGTTGGCGTTCTTTGCCGGTTGTGTCTAGACTGGCCGGGTTCTTGTCGGGGTGCCTTGCTATGAGGCTGAGATCGAATAATTTCGGATCCCGTTGAACCTGATCAGGTTAGCGCCTGCGTAGGGAACAAGATTTCTCGTCACCCGGCGAGTCCTCTTGTGTTTCGTCCGGGAAATTGTTCGACAATCGAACGCTCGACGACGATGCACAGCACCAGTCCTGGTGCGTCCGTGCCTTTCAGGTTCTGCTCCGACAATCCACTGCCTGGATGCTGTCTGGAGAGCCCGTGATGACTACAAAATCTAAAAACGCGATCAACCTGAGTGACTCGGCCAAGGTCGATGAACAGTCGGTTCAACCGTTCACCCGTTCGCAAAAAGTCTACGTTCAGGGCTCCCGCCCGGACATCCGCGTGCCGATGCGCGAAATCACCCTCGATGTGACCCCGACCGACTTCGGCGGCGAAATCAACGCGCCGGTCACCGTCTACGACACCTCCGGCCCGTATACCGATCCGAACGTCGTGATCGATGTGCGCAAAGGTCTGGGCGATGTACGTTCGGCGTGGATCGACGACCGTGGCGACACCGAGCGCCTGCCAGGCCTGAGCTCGAATTTCGGCCAGGAGCGCCTGGCCGATCCGGAACTGACCAAGCTGCGTTTCGCCCACGTCAACAACCCGCGCCGCGCCAAGGCCGGGGCCAACGTCAGCCAGATGCACTACGCGCGCAAAGGCATCATCACCGCCGAGATGGAATACGTCGCCATCCGCGAAAACATGAAGCTGCAAGAGGCCCGCGCTGCCGGCCTGTTGAAGCAGCAGCACGCCGGCCACAGTTTTGGCGCGAGCATCCCGAAAGAAATCACCCCTGAGTTCGTGCGCGAAGAAATCGCCCGTGGCCGCGCGATCATTCCGGCCAACATCAACCACGTCGAACTGGAACCGATGATCATCGGCCGCAACTTCCTGGTGAAGATCAACGGCAACATCGGCAACAGTGCGCTGGGTTCGTCCATCGAAGAAGAAGTGGCGAAACTGACCTGGGGCATTCGCTGGGGCTCGGACACCGTGATGGACTTGTCCACCGGCAAGCACATCCACGAAACCCGCGAGTGGATCATCCGTAACTCGCCGGTTCCGATCGGCACCGTGCCGATCTATCAGGCGCTGGAAAAAGTGAACGGCGTGGCCGAAGACCTGACCTGGGAGCTGTTCCGCGACACGCTGATCGAGCAGGCGGAGCAGGGCGTCGATTACTTCACCATCCACGCCGGTGTGCTGTTGCGCTACGTGCCGCTGACCGCCAAGCGCGTGACCGGCATCGTCTCCCGTGGCGGTTCGATCATGGCCAAGTGGTGCCTGGCGCACCACAAAGAGAACTTCCTCTACACCCACTTCGACGAAATCTGCGAAATCATGAAGGCCTACGACGTCAGCTTCTCGCTGGGCGACGGCCTGCGTCCGGGCTCGATTGCCGACGCCAACGATGAGGCGCAATTCGGTGAGCTGGAAACTCTCGGCGAACTGACCAAGATCGCCTGGAAGCACGACGTGCAATGCATGATCGAAGGCCCGGGCCATGTGCCGATGCAGCTGATCAAAGAGAACATGGACAAGCAGCTGGAGTGCTGCGACGAGGCGCCGTTCTACACCCTCGGCCCGCTGACCACCGACATTGCGCCGGGCTACGACCACATCACCTCCGGCATCGGTGCGGCGATGATCGGCTGGTTCGGTTGCGCGATGCTTTGCTACGTGACGCCGAAGGAACACCTGGGCCTGCCGAACAAGGATGACGTGAAGACCGGGATCATCACCTACAAGATTGCCGCTCACGCAGCGGACCTGGCCAAGGGGCATCCGGGCGCGCAGATCCGCGACAACGCCTTGAGCAAGGCGCGTTTCGAATTCCGTTGGGAAGACCAGTTCAACCTCGGTCTGGACCCGGACACCGCCCGTTCGTATCACGATGAAACCCTGCCGAAGGATTCGGCGAAGGTCGCGCATTTCTGTTCGATGTGCGGGCCGAAATTCTGCTCGATGAAGATCACTCAGGAAGTCCGCGAATACGCGGCCAACCAGCGGATCGACGCGGTCGACGTGGATGTTGCCCAGGGCCTGGCGGAACAGGCCGAGCGGTTCAAGAAGGAAGGCAGTCAGCTGTACAAGAAGGTTTGATCTGACCTGAGTCCGGCGGCGCTCGCGCCGCCGTCATCGTCGGAACGCCGCCCGGGGCAAGCCCGCTCCCACAGTGTTTTGCGTTGCTCACAGGATTTGTGTTCAGCGAGGATTCTGTCGGAGCGGGCTTGCCCCGGGCGGCGTTCCGACGATGGCGATCAAAAAAACAACAAATGTCCCTCTGAGATAACACCTTTGAGTATTCAACCCGGTACCTATTCCCCCGACCTCGCCGTGCCCGCCAACCAGCGTGTATTCGGCGGTCGTGATCTGTTTTCCCTGTGGTTTTCCCTCGGCATCGGCCTGATGGTTTTGCAGACCGGTGCGCTGCTGGCGCCAGGGTTGGGCCTGTCGGGATCGCTGTTGGCGATTTTCCTCGGCACCCTGGTCGGCGTCCTGTTGCTGGCCGCCGTTGGCGTGATCGGCAGCGACACCGGTCTGTCGTCGATGGCCGCGCTGAAACTCAGCCTCGGCAGTAAAGGCGCGAGCCTGCCGGCGCTGCTCAACCTGCTGCAACTGATCGGTTGGGGCTCGTTCGAAATCATCGTCATGCGCGATGCTGCCAGCCTGCTCGGCACCCGTGCGTTCAGCGAAGGTTCGCTGTGGGCCAGTCCGATGCTGTGGACGTTGTGCTTCGGTGCACTGGCGACGTTGCTCGCGGTCAGCGGGCCGTTGACGTTCGTGCGCAAGATCCTGCGCAAGTGGGGCATCTGGCTGATTCTGGCCGCGTGCATCTGGCTGACCTGGAACCTGTTCGCCAAGGCAGATCTCGCCGCCTTGTGGGCGCAGGCCGGGGATGGCTCGATGCCGCTCGCCGTGGGCTTCGACATCGCCATCGCGATGCCGCTGTCGTGGCTGCCACTGATCGCCGACTACTCGCGCTTCGGCCAGCGGGCGAAGAACGTATTCGGCGGCACGGCGATCGGTTTCTTCATCGGCAACTTCTGGTTGATGAGCCTCGGCGTGGCTTACACCCTGGCGTTCGCGCCGAGTGGTGAAGTCAACGCGTTGCTGCTGGCATTGGCCGGTGCAGGCCTCGGGATTCCGCTGTTGCTGATTCTGCTGGACGAGTCGGAAAACGCCTTTGCCGACATTCATTCTGCGGCGGTGTCCAGCGGGATTCTGTTGCGTCTGAAAGTCGAACATCTGGCCTTGGCCATCGGTGTGATCTGCACCCTGATCGCCTTGCTCGCGCCATTGGCGCAGTACCAGAACTTCCTGCTGCTGATCGGTTCGGTGTTCGCGCCGCTGTTCGGCGTGGTGCT
The window above is part of the Pseudomonas fluorescens genome. Proteins encoded here:
- a CDS encoding TolC family outer membrane protein, whose protein sequence is MLRKLSLAVAVSCASTATVWAAEAPLSTRTDLVSVYQEAVDNNADLAAARAQYGAQKEVVPQARAGLLPNLSGGAETANVRTSIDQPSAIANRSAHSYQATLAQPLFRADRWFQYQAAKDVNEQAALQLSATEQNLILQTAESYFNVLRSQDNLASTKAEEAAFKRQLDQSNERFDVGLSDKTDVLQSQASYDTARANRIVAQRQVDDAFEALITLTNRQYNSIQGIVHTLPILPPAPNDAKAWVDTAAKQNLNLLASNYAVSSAEQTLKQRKAGHLPTLDAVAKYEKGDNDALGFANPNAFGTPYSGNVEQSTVGLQLNIPIYSGGLTSSQVRESYSRLDQTEQQREGLRRQVVENTRNLHRAVNTDVEQVQARRQSIISNQSAVEATEIGYQVGTRNIVDVLDAQRQLYTSVRNYNNTRYDYILDNLRLKQAAGTLNPGDLQDLTRYLKADYNPDKDFLPPDLAKAAEAQLKARP
- the thiC gene encoding phosphomethylpyrimidine synthase ThiC: MTTKSKNAINLSDSAKVDEQSVQPFTRSQKVYVQGSRPDIRVPMREITLDVTPTDFGGEINAPVTVYDTSGPYTDPNVVIDVRKGLGDVRSAWIDDRGDTERLPGLSSNFGQERLADPELTKLRFAHVNNPRRAKAGANVSQMHYARKGIITAEMEYVAIRENMKLQEARAAGLLKQQHAGHSFGASIPKEITPEFVREEIARGRAIIPANINHVELEPMIIGRNFLVKINGNIGNSALGSSIEEEVAKLTWGIRWGSDTVMDLSTGKHIHETREWIIRNSPVPIGTVPIYQALEKVNGVAEDLTWELFRDTLIEQAEQGVDYFTIHAGVLLRYVPLTAKRVTGIVSRGGSIMAKWCLAHHKENFLYTHFDEICEIMKAYDVSFSLGDGLRPGSIADANDEAQFGELETLGELTKIAWKHDVQCMIEGPGHVPMQLIKENMDKQLECCDEAPFYTLGPLTTDIAPGYDHITSGIGAAMIGWFGCAMLCYVTPKEHLGLPNKDDVKTGIITYKIAAHAADLAKGHPGAQIRDNALSKARFEFRWEDQFNLGLDPDTARSYHDETLPKDSAKVAHFCSMCGPKFCSMKITQEVREYAANQRIDAVDVDVAQGLAEQAERFKKEGSQLYKKV
- the cytX gene encoding putative hydroxymethylpyrimidine transporter CytX; protein product: MSIQPGTYSPDLAVPANQRVFGGRDLFSLWFSLGIGLMVLQTGALLAPGLGLSGSLLAIFLGTLVGVLLLAAVGVIGSDTGLSSMAALKLSLGSKGASLPALLNLLQLIGWGSFEIIVMRDAASLLGTRAFSEGSLWASPMLWTLCFGALATLLAVSGPLTFVRKILRKWGIWLILAACIWLTWNLFAKADLAALWAQAGDGSMPLAVGFDIAIAMPLSWLPLIADYSRFGQRAKNVFGGTAIGFFIGNFWLMSLGVAYTLAFAPSGEVNALLLALAGAGLGIPLLLILLDESENAFADIHSAAVSSGILLRLKVEHLALAIGVICTLIALLAPLAQYQNFLLLIGSVFAPLFGVVLVDHFILRKRSAQVASAALRWPALLAWLGGISTYHLLANLYPDVGATLPALVLAGLLQLVLGRAFSYGRETARA